The following is a genomic window from Aphis gossypii isolate Hap1 chromosome X, ASM2018417v2, whole genome shotgun sequence.
ACTAACATGCCATACTAATCTTTCTTCATAATACTTCAGCACCATTTTCGGGCATATCAAATATGCCTTTTCAGCCTCGATTAATTCCAAATCGTCAATTCCTTGGAACTTCATTAATAACATCAGTTGCCCACTAGCATCGGTAGCACCCATAATTTTTTCTAGTACTTTTTCATGCGTTGCCCGTGtattactttctttttttgcattttcgtatgccgtgtgttaatttttaatttaatcttattgatAGTGCTAATATTACGTCGAATTCACGACGAAAGATTTGTAATGTGGCAGTTTTTGTgcctacgtattttaaaaaattctcctGAACAGAACCGTCACCCTGGTGATAGGgcgttgtgaataaaaaataattaaataaaacatataatataatgatttaaaagaaAGTAATCGCGTTATTGTTAATCATgtgaatcataattattattattatcattgtagtgCTTTGTGGTATACgatgttttttgtttgattaccTGGCGCATAGATAAACAAATCTGATGGTTTTTCCACACGGGAACAGACAACATACAATTGACCATGTGAGAAACATGGGTTTTCTAGATTAATACCACAAACACTTAATGATTGCCCCTGGGACTTGTTTATAGCCATAGCAAAAGCAAGACGCACTGGAAACTGTAGTCGTTTAAACTCAAATGGCACATCAGTCGGAATCATTGGGATGCGCGGTATGAGAACATCTTCTCCTTTAAACTTTCCTTTGAGTATAGTTGCTTCTATCACattgtttagtaatttttttatcgctaaCCGTGTACCGTTGCAAAGACGCGGTTGGTTGATATTTCGCAACATTATAACCACCGATCCAACCTTTAATTGAAGATTGTGAGGTGGCAATCCTGGCAAATCCAGCGAGTTTAAAAATTCCGGTGGATAGTTGACTACATCATCTTGATTAGTAGCCGAATCAACTGATTTATATATCCTCAATTCGCCTGTAATTTGttcttgaattttgaaatttaattcatttacatcTATGTTTTTTGCAGCCAGTATAGCTCGTTCGCTCAACCAATCATGGTTTCTGTAATTTTGAGAAACATCTGGAAACACCTTCTGAATAAGTTCATCTTTTGATCGAGTTAACTGACAAAAACTTTGAGGAAAGTTAATGCAGCCAGTCAACATGTCTATAGGAAATTTGCCATTACCAATGTCAATGAGTTGTTTAGAGAATATGTTTCCAGATTGGTCATTTTGCAACTCGACACGCATATTCTTGCTTAAATGAAGTACTTTGACATGTTTCCACAAACTGGAGGACTTTAGACATGCATTGAGTTCATCAGCTGGCGTTGATCGTGGAATCACCGGCAATGTTTGACGAAAATCTCCtgctaataaaatcattacacCACCAAATCGGTTATTATTGCTCCGTAGATCTTTTAAGGTTCTGTCCAAAGCCTCCAAAGATTTTTTATGTGCCATCGTGCATTCATCCCAAACAATCAATTTACATTGCTGCAAAACCTTTGCCATTGCAGAGTTCTTCGAAACGTTGCAGGTTGGAGTTTCATTGCTTTGCATATTTAATGGCAATTTTAGTGCTGAATGGGCTGTTCGACCACCTTCAAGCAATGTTGCTGCGATTCCCGACGAAGCGAGTGTaagtgcaattttattttgtgagcGAATTGTtgctaatattaatgaaatcaaaaaagtttttcctGTACCACCAGGTGCATCTAAGAAGTAAATCCCTCCAGTTTCATCATTTGTTACTTTCATAAGAGTTTCAAATACATACTTCTGTTGTTCATTTAACAGTGGaagatttatttgaattaattcttTCAAAGCGTTGAGATCATACAGTCTTTCTCGATGCAACTCTTGGTTAAAAGCGTCATGCATTGGACGATTGGACGCGGTCAGGCCTATTGAATTAATAGTTTGTTTGACATTATCAAGCACATGTCCTCAATTGAAATCAATGCTTCATTGTAAATTTCTTCACTGATTTGTATATTTGGATTTCCCATTCTATTCtgtatttgatacaaaatatcatcacACATATAATCTTTGTACTTGATCCACAAATCAATTGGGTTTGATGGAAAGCATGTAGATAtgattatagaaaacaatgtTCGTATTTGATGAGCGTGTGATGATATTACAGCATCATTGAGAATTTGATCCCAATGAGCGTCATTTTCAAGCAATTGCAAACGTTGACAGGCTTCTCTGTAGGATACACACAATTCACCATCAACAGTTCGTAACTGTTGGAATGATGTTGGGCCACGTACATTGACTAATAGCAGTCGtaagtaaaaacattcatcATTGCTTGGATGTACTGAATAAATCCGGCCAATCGCATCGGTGGAATATACATCTGTATATCCTGGAATTGGTTTTCCTTGTTTCCGTCGTATAAATCTCCTTGAGGATTGATtccaggtataatattttggcattTCAGAATATAGCAATGTTTGTGCGAAATCATCGTTTTGGCATGTCTCAAAAAAACTGATTAATGTAGTAGATGGTGGCTGAGCAGCTCTTTGTACTGCGTTCTGTGCTGTAAAATACACTCTTTGTCCATTTTCTAAATGCACAGCTAAGTGAACAACAGAAGGGTGTCTCTCATGAAtaggaaaagaaaatattcgcCAAACTGCTTCATTACTACTGACATAGCGGCCCATTTGGTATTGGGTAACTTCATCATTTGAATTATCTGCACCAATTCCAATCACAGCCATATCACTCCCTTTGGTTACATAtttgcaaatgtatttaatagatttcacTGAATGGCAAGATTCAACGTTGATGTGTGCTTTGAATGTCTTTGATAAAATGGGTGAATATGGAACAATCCAACGATTATCTATTTCAATAtcttgttgatttaatttgacaaTTGTTGATTTTCCATTGTCTGCTGTCGATCTGCGACGATACAATGGATAACCGTCATTACCAGTAATTGTTTCCGATATTAATGTCCGTGGATATCGTTTTGAACATTAACCATCCATCATACACGgtgaattttgattaagagTTCCACAGGGACCATGTATCATGTTTTTGATAACTACCTCATGCAATCTAGGATCTACTTGTACATTAAGGGATTTCAGCTGATATCACTGCATCAACTTCATTTGgccttatattttcaagttttcaaCCAACCAAATCAAAATGTGTGCATGTGGCAATCCTCGTTTCTGCCACTCCACAGAATACATCCAGCAGCGTGTCTCACCAAACACATTATGTTTTACGATGAAATCCATTAAAGATTTCAACTTTTGTCTAAAGACTCTGGCAGTAATATCACGACGATCAATGGGTGATTGCCCAGAGAATAACTCCTGATTGATTTCTATCCATTGCGGATTGCATGTAAATGTGATGAACAAATCTGCTGTACCATAATGACGAACATACGACATGGCATCTTGAGCATATTCGTGCATATGCCGAGGGCTTCCGATATATGTTGCTGGAAGAATAGTCATCCGACCGACATTCTGTGCATTTCCATCAGTATTAATCGCATCTCGAAGGTGAATATACTCTTCAGATCGGAGTTTGGTTTGATTCAACCTGATGAATGTTAATCTCTccgtttcaattttaacatacatgtCAACAACATATTTGTGATATAATCGCCGACATTTCAATATGTGATTATCTTCATTTTCCCGAATCATTAGGCGGTATGAATAATAGTTCATTGAACTGACTTTTTTGTTGGTTTCAGAACCtgtaaatagattttgttttaataacattcaaatattaaattaaaatacataatgtaatgACTGAGATATTATCGCCATagctaaactaatattttagttacctgcaatgggatttatcatttttattgagaaatCGTAGCCATCTTCACCTTGCCAAAATATAATGGGATATTGCAGTGCATCATATGAGCGGTGTGTTTCCTTTATACGTTGTAATTGATCATTCCGACgatgtaaaacaatatcacAGGATTCCAAGTTTTCTCCAACTACAACGATAGCAACTTCATCAATAGTTGGTGCATTAAAACGTCTTGTATGTTGACCTGCAGGTGTTTTATCAGCTctgattacaattttgtgaTTATCGGATGGCATCAGATCCAGGgcagttttaaacaatataatcaattgattGTGTTGATGAAATAAAGTTTGTAATTGTTCTACAATTGACCTCTttactaaattgttatgtGCACAACGCAGATCAATTTCTTGTGGTGAATtgcccataaaataaatttgcaggAATTTGTTGTCGCTATCTGACACTGGTAACAGTGAACCTGCTCTGTGATATATTTGCCCTTgtatctgtaaataaaaaaaaaatattatggtgtggtataaattaatggaTTGTCGGTgatcaaacttaaataatatttgatcttaaaaagtatatatttagttttaactaatatctatcaaatataaaatataataaaagtgtcaCTGAAACTGAAacaccatataatatgatgactaaGTGATATATTTCGTAATGATTAAGAAATTGAAGATTAGTGACACATCTTAACTTTGGTGACAGAAAATTTTGTtcgctaaaataattatgagtaactgctataatacataccttgaAAGTTGGCATAAAATTTTCCCGAACTACATTTGTTGCCCCAAATGAAGTAATTTGAAagaaattgttatattgttggaTATTTGTCAAAAAGTGTATAGAATCTGTTCCTATTCCTGAAACCAATGAGTACAATGGTTCTGGTGGTGGATCCAATGGTATCAATTTCACTTTACCATTTGCGCAACACAATCCATTGGcttcgtttttgtattttaatgcctTACAGTGTGAGCAAACCGAGTTCATAGAACCAATAACAACACATTGGTAGTTACTGTAGTCAATTGACACATCGTAACTGAAAGCAGCTCGATTCAAACTTGCGCGATTATTAGTTGAATGTCGCGCTCGCGCTTCACGCGTTTGTGAATTAGATCGGTAATTAGCTTGGTTCGTAGCATTTCTGGTTCTTCTACCTAAATTGCTTCGTCTTATAGGAggcatatcaaatataaattattttttcactaatcACGAACTAAACAAACACTAACTAACTAAACACTCTGCACAAAACACGATATACGAATTTGTTTCGTGTAACAGTTGACAAAAGCAAACTCAGTAGATTAGGTAACagacaacttttttttttttttaaatttgatatgacTTGAAGTCAAATCCTTTTAAGCCGTacgaattgttttatttatttaaaaataataaaacactgtTGGTTGCCATGGATACgatcagtattatattataaatattataggaagggctatttttagggtttttccagcaataattctaatttttctcGCCGAAAAAACCATCCTTGGACTTCAAcgaacatttgaaaaaaagattTGGCCAAATTGGTCCAGGCGTTGTTTGTATGTCTAtttgcatgcatttttaaaaacattttaaataaatgatttattttatttaaatggttgccattgactaccaaaaataatttagttgactaTTTACTGAATAGATAGCGCttctgtaatttcatcaccacctcgtcatatttctctgacccgataactttctcaaatttttcgtccgtaagaaccttctcctggcaattacgacccaaacaaaaaaagaatgagcgaaatcggtCCAGGCGTTGTTGAGTTATGCGCTTACAACACTTttgcgattcatttttatattatagattatattttataaattaaaatattataattaaaattgttataatcttatttcaaaataaaaaatagttattataataatgttgttataattttattgccattttattgtcataatgttatattaaaaatatttaattattataacaatataacagtAACATTctgatactaaaaaaaatattgtcataatatttactactattattatagtaacattGATATGGTGgccaaataattatgtaataatgttctgataatattactttaatcaaaattaatttctaattaacCTTCAgataatgttaacattttaaaaacaatttatagtaatgttattacaacatttttttgatgtgTGGGTGCAGGTATTTTCTCGAGTACTGAGCGTAACCACTGCCCACAAGTTTTAACTGCAAACTAACATTCTTTGTTAATATTtcgacttattttattttattaaaaacttactgTTTTAACTGAACATCAAAAAACctactaacattttattttacctatccGTGTGACTCCATCTTTAACAACAAGTACCAACAACGAGACGTCGAAATACGTAATTAAGTGTACAAGTGTAGTACGAAAGTATTACACTTGTGATATCACAGAAAACACTTCATCTTTTTGTCGGTCATTTCAAATAAcgtcagttaaaaaaaaataataaataataattcactagttttatttgatttaattcctTAATACATAAGTTGATACATGAATctgtattaaagaaaaaaaaaatgccattttatgaaaatacttaGTCACTAACATGCCATACTAATCTTTCTTCATAATACTTCAGCACCATTTTCGGGCATATCAAATATGCCTTTTTAGCCTCGATTAATTCCAAATCGTCAATTCCTTGGAACTTCATTAATAACATCAGTTGCCCACTAGCATCGGTAGCACCCATAATTTTTTCTGGTACTTTTTCATGTGCAGCCCCATATCCGTCGACATGATTTTTCACGTCCTCTGTCACACCACTTTGTTCACCATCAACATTAAgcgcatttttttttgttctactTCTTGTAGACGCTCTAGAATCCGCTGATCCGGTTGATTTAGATAATGTGTGTCTATTAtcttgcattattattatttcttcgtAATACTTCAGCACCAATTGCGGGTACATAGAATATGCCTTTTTAGCAACGATTAATTCCAAATCGTCAATTCCTTGGCACTTCGTTAATAGCATCAGTTGCCCACTAACATTGGTAGCACCTATAATTCTTTGTGCGATTTTCAAAATGGAATCATTTTCTTTGGATCTGCAATAAAAgtacattaatatgttaacaatacatcaaaatttatttatcagttattttaaataggtttgCAACAAATGACACCAACaagtgtattttgtttttatacagaaTTAGTAAcccttaaaaacattattcctAAGTtgaaatcatacataaattttctttttttttttttaaaaatattaacaacagttgaaaaaacaacttttatgcgtgcatgaaaaaataaaaaccacagcaactttgttaaattaatacaaacagtattttttagttttttttttttttaactagaaatcataaaatgtgtaaagtAATATGATCTATAATAAGCACAAATGATTACAGAACTATCATTGgaaaaggtaaaataaaatatcaaataataataacaagatagtattcttaatattttaaaataagaaaataaatgtatgatacaatttaataatatattatattacacacttCTAGTTACccgtgttaaatatttatccataaaaaaagaattaaaatcatgatatgaaaattgtaaatttgtagaACAAAAGTAATACCTATCTACCTAATTTACTTATCGTAAGAATGAGTTTGTCAAATGGACAGGAATCCAATTATTTCCATCCGACGAAATGTCCCGACTTTATGTTGTGTATATTAAGGTGGCAACACTACACTACAAATGGGAAAACATGAAAACGAATGTGTACATAAATGCGTTGTATGTAATACAGTAGCTGCAGGTATTTTCTCGGGTACTGAGCGTAACCACTGCCCACAAGTTTTAACTGCAAACTAACATTCTTTGTTAATATTtcgacttattttattttattaaaaacttactgTTTTAACTGAACATCAAAAAACctactaacattttattttacctatctGTGTGACTCCATCTTTAACAACAAGCACCAACAACGAGACGTCGAAATACGTCATTAAGTAATTAAGTGTACAAGTGTAGTACGAAAGTATTACACTTGTGATATCACAGAAAACACTTCATCTTTTTGTCGGTCATTTCAAATAAcgtcagttaaaaaaaaataataaataataattcactagttttatttgatttaattctttaatacATAAGTTGATACATGAATctgtattaaagaaaaaaaaaatgccattttatgaaaatacttaGTCACTAACATGCCATACTAATCTTTCTTCATAATACTTCAGCACCATTTTCGGGCATATCAAATATGCCTTTTTAGCCTCGATTAATTTCAAATCGTCAATTCCTTGGAACTTCATTAATAACATCAGTTGCCCACTAGCATCGGTAGCACCCATAATTTTTTCTGGTACTTTTTCATGTGCAGCCCCATATCCGTCGACATAATAGGTTAGTTCGACACGACACGGTAGTTCTTATACAATGCTGTTAATATGTTTTGTCGCTTTCTGTAGTCCTTAGACTACACAGGAGAGACAAAACACttaacaaaaagtaaaaaccgtCCAGCGGTTCTAGATCGAAACGTTGTACACCGATAATTTATCCATCATAGATCTGAAATAGTATTGgtaacaaataatgttttatcaaCAACGGCGACGGTGACATAACCTAGCCTAAATAACAAATGGTGTCTTCTACGGGAGAAGTTTCGATTAGTTTATTTcgggaaaaaataatagatcgaTGTGGGAAAGACGTGTACAAACAATGAAAACGGCTAGTAAAAATCAATTGACGACATATTAGTCACCCGTCCATGAGCATAACATACAAGTTGGTACTCACTTTTTGTTCATGTTGAAGACTTGAGAATGTAACAATGAAAAATCGATGTTTGGCGTCGACAAGTTTCGACAAGATAGCGagatgaaaaatgaaaactatatGGCACTGGGACAACGATGGCTAACTATAGCGGCGATGCggtatttttactgtttattttctgaaaatactGAATTTCACATAGACTGAACGACAATCAACTCACGACAAAATAAACGTGACTGCGACTTTGCTCCTCatcaataggtacatttattatcGTGCGCGTGCACGCGCATAAAAATGCTTCGCTGTGATTGGTTGGTATACTTGGTGAGCGTTTGGTATACCAGAGTGTTTATACATTCTTATCACACGATTTATGCTGAATTctattttcttgaaaaaaaaaatgaaagattATGATTTGTTATGTAAGTCAGAAGAGGATGAACAGTTGGAACTTTTTGTTTCTAGACTTCTAGTCTCTAGAGCAAATACAATacacctattaaaaaattgaattgtgaTAGTATTTCTGAGGGCAAGACGGTGCGTTTTTACCATTACTCTCAAATCCTGATAGTTAACCGTTCATTACAGTGGTGTAGATATGATTTTGTTCtgtagggggggggggttatataatttattttttaaacatagtgTAATGTAGCGTGCCGGTATCAGATTTAAATCCAGATGGTTATTTTGAACGAAAGTTAAACTCAATaacgaaatatatatttattgcgtataaatgaaatacatgtaacaaacaaaataagtggctgagtaTCGTGAAagatagctttggtacatctacCGTTGCTGGTCTTCAGGCTCCCTTATATATAGTGGTGCatctcttgtttacgtcgaGTCGTCGCCTTCTGGGtgaaaccaggtgtccttgtagtagttgttgttgtaaattcggacacgaatttgaaaatgtgcaataacacctcaaatgcatcataagtacactataattattggtgcgcttactatcccgactTCGTACTACACTTGTACACTAAATTACTTAATGACGTATCTCGACGTCTCGTTTTTGGTGCTTGTTGTTAAAGATGGAGTCACACAGATACACTAACAAAGAATGTTAGATTGCAGTTAAAACTTGTGGGCAGTGGTTACGCTAAGTACCCGAGAAAATACCTGCAGtaagttaataaaagtatattctgATTCTATGTATCAAAACTATCCCTATATTTACCCAACCATACCCGTGGCCTATTCCCACAAGAGCCCCCGGATTGGCTTACATAACTATGTGCGTATTCGTTATTTCTGATAATATAcccataattattcataaaatatataataaaaatgtaatatattgtaataaataaacaaatataataaaaatatgatttacatCTGCAATTTAGtattccataatatataaaaaatataataatacaaaatcaatcatttcaaatatggtatataagtactaaaaatttttaaattttacacagAAACAAATTTGTCCgttcaaatgtattatcaggcaaaacaaaaataattaacttaacgaACAAACATAGTGTAATAACATACCCAATTAATAAAGTGAAATAATAAGCAGGcacttttttatcaatattttatttattacagtatttatagtagatataatataactatattagtaCCATGTGGATTGATAaatcatacttattattaagtttttataacataatgtaaaaCTAACGTGACACAAAAAAgtgcacacacatacacacacaaataatgtttatcgCTGTGTTATGTAACATAATctcaaaagtaataataatgatatagtgTGTACCACTACCAAATATACAACACCTCCATTTTTAGCATGGCTAAATAACTAGGTATGATCTCATTAAGACGCATTTGCGTTCTGGGCTGCGCACGTACTATTCACGATTTGGCATGGAAAGAAATCTTAACTGGCAGTGATTTTTATCACCGTACTACGTTGGTCGGTATACGTCTTATCTATCACTGCCAGTGGCGGCCATGACACCTGCGTATCACAAAGTTGCGATCATACCTAGTTATTTAGCTatgatttttagttaatattttaattttactaaatccTTTATTTTCTCTATACTTAAGTTGTATTATCCTTTAATTCCAACTGTTCATCCTCTTCTGACTTACATAACAAATCATaatctttcattttttttttttcaagaaaatagAATTCAGCATAAATCGTGTGATAAGAATGTATAAACACTCTGGTATACCAAACGCTCACCAAGTATACCAACCAATCACAGCgaagcatataatatagtacctaaacAATTGCGAAACGTACCTACAACATTGGGCTTTCTTGCTCTtagttataaagtataatataatattataaaaatagcagCAGTAAGTTTTACgtctaatttttacatttattataattgatggaCAAAAACTGTATTTCCTATAGGACTGTAGGAGTTTATCACGAAACGGATAATAATTCGTAAactctttattatatatttataatttatattgcttATATGGCTATAGGTTCACATAGACGCAcgtatttagatattatacggGTTTCCAAATTTCCAATACACATATCGTTCTCATGGTTGTATGGTGCACGATATCGCGTGTCGATAGAAATAATCTACCTTAACGACGCAAGATTCTATTTTCGCACACGGCGTCCATGCATGAACCTAGCGTCTAACTATAAATCgtacaccataataatattatatcttatacctatataataagtataggtaaaattaataaataataaatgtttctttctgaagtattattaatattatataaatctgtattgtatgataataattaagttgaa
Proteins encoded in this region:
- the LOC126552464 gene encoding ATP-dependent DNA helicase PIF1-like, coding for MHDAFNQELHRERLYDLNALKELIQINLPLLNEQQKYVFETLMKVTNDETGGIYFLDAPGGTGKTFLISLILATIRSQNKIALTLASSGIAATLLEGGRTAHSALKLPLNMQSNETPTCNVSKNSAMAKVLQQCKLIVWDECTMAHKKSLEALDRTLKDLRSNNNRFGGVMILLAGDFRQTLPVIPRSTPADELNACLKSSSLWKHVKVLHLSKNMRVELQNDQSGNIFSKQLIDIGNGKFPIDMLTGCINFPQSFCQLTRSKDELIQKVFPDVSQNYRNHDWLSERAILAAKNIDVNELNFKIQEQITGELRIYKSVDSATNQDDVVNYPPEFLNSLDLPGLPPHNLQLKVGSVVIMLRNINQPRLCNGTRLAIKKLLNNVIEATILKGKFKGEDVLIPRIPMIPTDVPFEFKRLQFPVRLAFAMAINKSQGQSLSVCGINLENPCFSHGQLYVVCSRVEKPSDLFIYAPGNQTKNIVYHKALQ
- the LOC126552465 gene encoding uncharacterized protein LOC126552465; the protein is MPPIRRSNLGRRTRNATNQANYRSNSQTREARARHSTNNRASLNRAAFSYDVSIDYSNYQCVVIGSMNSVCSHCKALKYKNEANGLCCANGKVKLIPLDPPPEPLYSLVSGIGTDSIHFLTNIQQYNNFFQITSFGATNVVRENFMPTFKIQGQIYHRAGSLLPVSDSDNKFLQIYFMGNSPQEIDLRCAHNNLVKRSIVEQLQTLFHQHNQLIILFKTALDLMPSDNHKIVIRADKTPAGQHTRRFNAPTIDEVAIVVVGENLESCDIVLHRRNDQLQRIKETHRSYDALQYPIIFWQGEDGYDFSIKMINPIAGSETNKKVSSMNYYSYRLMIRENEDNHILKCRRLYHKYVVDMYVKIETERLTFIRLNQTKLRSEEYIHLRDAINTDGNAQNVGRMTILPATYIGSPRHMHEYAQDAMSYVRHYGTADLFITFTCNPQWIEINQELFSGQSPIDRRDITARVFRQKLKSLMDFIVKHNVFGETRCWMYSVEWQKRGLPHAHILIWLVENLKI
- the LOC126552466 gene encoding chromobox protein homolog 1-like, encoding MGATDASGQLMLLMKFQGIDDLKLIEAKKAYLICPKMVLKSKENDSILKIAQRIIGATNVSGQLMLLTKCQGIDDLELIVAKKAYSMYPQLVLKYYEEIIIMQDNRHTLSKSTGSADSRASTRSRTKKNALNVDGEQSGVTEDVKNHVDGYGAAHEKVPEKIMGATDASGQLMLLMKFQGIDDLELIEAKKAYLICPKMVLKYYEERLVWHVSD